The DNA segment TGTTATCTCACCTTCCtataagaataaaaataatattacaaTTTAGGGATAACTAATCTCAAAATTAGTTATACTGTAATTTTATCtcaatcaaatatgaaataaactcatctcaaatttaattccgACATTAATTATTCTAAATGACTCGTACCAAACGAGCCTTAGTGATATATCTGCACACACAGACATGTATAGCACCTTAGGGGTACCCTTGTCTTGTTTATCAGTTTTAATTATATCAGTTAGTCAGATCTCCATGTGCTCCTGGGGACTACCATCTCTCCTTACTTCAATGCCAtaatttctcttctattttctttGAATGTTTTCATTTTCATTTACACCACCTTTGACCATTTCGCAACTACTTCTTCTCCAGTTTCTCTCCATCTTTCCTTTTCCTACACTAGTTTAATCCTTTCCCCATTGCTAAGTTATGCTCCAGTGGTGGCTTTCAACTCTCCAACTTGTTTGCAACAAGAACAATAAGTAAGTTAATGAGTAGATAACAGGGCAGAAAAACAGTGTACTTTTCAAGATTTTATCTTTTTTCAGTTTCAGAAATGGTAATGGAAGGGATTCAAGAAGATATGGGTGATGGAAATATGATATGTACAAATCATCCTTACAAAAACAATACCCCAGGTGGGATCTGTGCCTTTTGCCTTCAAGaaaagcttggtaaacttgtTTCTTCCTCTTTCCCTTCTGCTATTttcccttcttcctcttcttcaaccCCTTCTTTTAGATCTGATTTTGGAACCACTTCCTCTACTTCCTCAACTTTACCAGTACTCCAAACAAACAACATTCAAACCAACATCCAAACAAGTGTTTGTAGTAACTTTAATCAGTATGCCACAGTGAGGAAATCAAGAATGCCTTTTCTGTTGAGTACTCAAAATAGGaggaagaataagaagaaagatggtAGTAATAATAGTATTGTTAGTGTCATTGCTACTacttcagcttcagcttcaagTGTTGGCATTTCTATGAAGAGAAGCAAGTCTACTACAACCCCAAGAAACCATATGCATTTCTTGGATAATGCTGATGAAGCTGACGAAGACTATACTCCACACAGAAAAAGGTTCTGGTCATTTCTTTACTACTCATCTTCTAAACATTCATCTTCTTCCATTTCcaagaaaactgaaaaaactaTTAAAGATATGAGCTTTGCTTCATCGTCTTCAGCTGGGGCATCTGTGAATGGTTCAATGAGTAGGTCAAGggacaaaaagaaagaagagtttGTAGTTGTGGAAGAAAATGAGAGTCCTAATGAGGCAGCATTTGATAGAAAAGTATCTAGATCTAGATCTGTTGGTTGTGGAAGTAGAAGTTTTTCAGGTGATTTCTTTGAGAGGATTTCAACTGGTTTTGGTGATTGTACTTTAAGAAGAGTTGAGTCTCAGAGAGAAGGAAAGTCTAAAGTTTCATCAGTTCATAATCATAGAAGCAATGGTAGTTCAACATCAGGTCAAGATTGTATTAAAGAAAGAGTGAGATGTGGAGGTTTATTTAGTGGTTTTATGattacttcttcttcatcttcttcttcatcttcatctcatTGGGTTTCATCTGAGGAAAATGTGAATGGAAAATCAAGCATAGCTCCTGCATCTGTTGGACATCAGCTTGTACATGGAAGGAATAAGAGTTGGGGTTGGGCATTTGCAAGTCCAATGAGAGCTTTCAGTAGTAAGACATCATCATCTTCAAATGGAAAAAGAGAAGCCTCAAATAAGAATGCTACTCCAAATTTGGCAGCTATTCCTTCTTTGTTGACTGCAAGAGGCTAAAAAGGGGctctttctttttcctattttactaCTTTACTTTAAGTCTAATCAGACGAGGGTatcttggcgtaactggtaaagttgttgtcacgGGTTTGAGATTTGAAAACATTGCGTAAAATAAATTCTTGTGGTCCGACTCTTTCTCGAATCCCGTCCTGTAGCGGTAACTTAGTGCACCCGCCACCATACTTCAAGTCTAATTAGCTACTGATACTACTGCTACGGAAATTTACTTGTTTAAAACTCTGTTTATTTATCAGGTGTGATATGTGCTTATCTCCTTTTGGAACTACCTCTTTTTCTCTTGCTATTGAGGTTGATGTTGATTTTTTATTAATGATTCTAGTGTCAATTGTTTTTGCTTTTGTTGAAGCTTTAGTGGGCAGTAGAGTAAATAGAAGACCACTTGTTTATGTGTATTGTAAAATTGAAataattggtgaataaaaatgcaATGTAGTTTTTCAGGAGGTGGAGTTGGTGGTAATTTACAAATGGATGAGTGTGTACTTCCTTTGATCTGTCATTGGAAAGTATTTTCAAGGAGTGGTCCAATCCAATCCAATCATGTACTATATGTTTGTTGTTCATTGCAAATTGCTTATAGGAAACTTTATAATTGGAAAgaattgttatttttgttgttgctgTATTAGCCTCAAAGGTGGTATGATGATGTTATTATTATGGCCAATAATTTGTTATTATTGAATTCTGCTGTTCAATTGGGTCTTAATCTTTTGGCAGTGTCACAACTTTAGTTAGCAAAATATCTATGGTTGGAATTCAGATTTTGGTAGAGTTTTGATTTATATGTAGAgttgggaataatcaaaagaccTTTTAGATAATCTTGTAAATTGGGGATCATATATGGTTTATCCCTTGTAATTGCAGTCAACATGTAAATTCAATACCTTTCAATTTGTAAATTAAAACACTTTATTTAATCTCAATATATTGCATGTGgttagaaaaatagaaaagaaaatacaaaataactaTAGCTAGCTGCATCTGTGCAAAGAGCAAGTTTAGGATCTTGATGGAGATAGGTGGAGTGATCCCTAACTTTAATGCATGGCTTTTGTAGTAGAAACTTTTGTTTAAAATCACAATCTATAGATTTTTGGATTGTGTATATATTGTGGAACCCTTTCCCCCCAAGATGTCTCCATGTAGGAGTCTCACTAGTTTAAATGTTACCCATTTAGCTGGCCAAAAGCCACAAAAATCCATAAATAATGAGTTGCTAAGTATCATGTCACTAACTCCTCATGTGCAAGGATTCATAGACACATCTAATCATTGTTAAAATAAAAGGGTGTTGAgaattattgaaaaggaaaggtTTTAGAATCAAAGACTCAAAACTTTGAGTCAAAATTCAAGCACATGTTTGGTAGATAGGACACATGCTAAAAGCTCTAGATCAAAGTGACAAATGAATAAAACACCCAAACATATAAACTTTTATACTAATCTAGCCTTATTAGTGTATAGTGTATGTATTCACTTAAGTctgtctctcttctctctctatcACTAGTTGAGGGAGAATCATTTCTCTTCTTTTTAAACTTTTTCTGTATCTTAGATCTATCATCAACTTGACTTTTCAAACTCCCTCAGTCCATCCAACCCACACCCTTAGGAACATAAACAGATTTGGGAGTTTGCAATTTCAATGTATGAGAGAAGTGATCTTGGCTTGCTTTTTTTAATAGGATCAATTCTTTTTAAGGTGATGAGTTACTATTTGCTAATATAGTAAAATAAACATGAATGTCCGTCTAACTTAGGGCCCGTTTGgctataagatttttttttttcggaatCAGTATTTGTCCATGAAAATTCCAAATTGTATTTATGTTCAAACACAAATTTAGTTTTCAATTactattttcactttttttcgaaattttactCTTCGTATGTCCAAACGTCCACTTAGTTAACGTCAATATTACTCCATTTGTATAAAATTATAACTTCACATTGCCCATTGATTCCATACCAGACTCATAAGCAGAAAGTTTCTCTAGCTCTTTGCCAATTAATCAACGTCCTTCTAACTCGTTTTAAAGCGTTGAAGAGAAAGATAGGACATTCTAAAGATAATTGTTGAGGAATCATCTGATTTCTAACTACGAGTCCGTTTTCAAGCTAACTGAATGCCTATCTGCTGCTTTTGTTCCACTATATGTTGTTACTGCTCTTTATTTGTAATTGAAAAATCTCAAAATAAGAATAATGTTGAATATAACTACACTAATACTCATATACATAGCGAGCAGTTCTAAACAGGTTCTTGAAAATGGCCTCTACATTTTGATCTTGGAGTACTAAGGGTTTAGTGCTTAGATTTTGGACATGGATTATTGAAGTAATAATAGAAGAGGAGATAAGTGTAGAGGCATATATGATTGAAAAGGAGGACCCCAAATGCATAAAGACACTGGAAAAAAGGCTGTTGGAGAAAATAGTGATATTGTTGGAGCaggacatgatatctaataagcTCCACTCCAAAAAGGACCTGTACTTTGTAGCACCCACCAAAACTGTACATACAAAGACAACACATCACTTGGTTAAATATTTTGAGGCCCTGTTTTAAGTGTTTTGTAGTGGTGTAGAATAGGG comes from the Nicotiana tabacum cultivar K326 chromosome 14, ASM71507v2, whole genome shotgun sequence genome and includes:
- the LOC107823518 gene encoding uncharacterized protein LOC107823518, producing the protein MVMEGIQEDMGDGNMICTNHPYKNNTPGGICAFCLQEKLGKLVSSSFPSAIFPSSSSSTPSFRSDFGTTSSTSSTLPVLQTNNIQTNIQTSVCSNFNQYATVRKSRMPFLLSTQNRRKNKKKDGSNNSIVSVIATTSASASSVGISMKRSKSTTTPRNHMHFLDNADEADEDYTPHRKRFWSFLYYSSSKHSSSSISKKTEKTIKDMSFASSSSAGASVNGSMSRSRDKKKEEFVVVEENESPNEAAFDRKVSRSRSVGCGSRSFSGDFFERISTGFGDCTLRRVESQREGKSKVSSVHNHRSNGSSTSGQDCIKERVRCGGLFSGFMITSSSSSSSSSSHWVSSEENVNGKSSIAPASVGHQLVHGRNKSWGWAFASPMRAFSSKTSSSSNGKREASNKNATPNLAAIPSLLTARG